One window of Catharus ustulatus isolate bCatUst1 chromosome 3, bCatUst1.pri.v2, whole genome shotgun sequence genomic DNA carries:
- the FBXO5 gene encoding F-box only protein 5, translating to MKSNINRTFKMKRDFDCASLSAGFAPLKCAVEKARLEKSCLLNYKEGFCKSCAEEHQKILLSDSYHAATRNPDLEDGGRPIHNKENSQVTQRLDEGICEMEAMESSKLNEDSGYSSMLSSHYADAIEHEDSLPLAGNLCGTPKHCLMKNQNQEQFSKKTLLPVIHYEEVICSTLKKTGKRNLKSWAAVDRIVSRGRFELCNLIGKKMGLDRIDILAELFQKNLKHILGNILRHLSEMDLVNFAKVSTTWQKILQEDRRIFQMYNRAVENLSNVTKVPEHAATREYVLYRVSLASIQKATPPKNLNKKCTRSKASRNHSRLTEFSEAARNLKNTESLKACHRCGSPAKYDPYLQRAMCNRESCGFDFCTKCLCSYHSSSDCVSSRPVKHNSAPGPLPGTKKSKQNLKRL from the exons atgaaatcaaatattAACCGCACTTTCAAAATGAAACGTGATTTTGATTGCGCTTCTCTTAGTGCTGGGTTTGCACCATTGAAATGTGCTGTGGAGAAAGCAAGACTGGAAAAATCCTGCCTCTTGAATTACAAGGAAGGCTTTTGTAAAAGCTGTGCAGAAGAACATCAGAAAATACTCCTTAGTGACTCATACCATGCAGCCACCAGAAATCCAGATCTTGAAGATGGAGGTAGACCCATACATAACAAAGAAAACAGCCAAGTAACCCAGAGACTTGATGAAGGTATCTGTGAAATGGAGGCAATGGAAAGCAGTAAACTTAATGAGGACAGTGGTTATTCCTCTATGTTAAGTAGTCACTATGCTGATGCAATAGAACATGAGGATAGTTTACCTTTGGCTGGGAATCTCTGTGGTACACCAAAGCATTGTCTCATGAAGAACCAAAACCAAGAACAGTTTTCAAAGAAGACACTGTTGCCAGTAATCCATTATGAAGAAGTGATTTGCTCAACTTTGAAAAAGACTGGTAAAAGAAATCTCAAGTCTTGGGCTGCTGTAGACAGAATTGTTTCTAGGGGAAGATTTGAACTTTGTAACTtaattggaaagaaaatgggGCTGGATAGAATAGACATTCTTGCTGAGCTCTTCCAAAAGAACCTGAAGCAtatattaggaaatattttaaggcATCTCAGCGAGATGGATTTAGTAAA TTTTGCCAAAGTCAGCACAACATGGCAGAAGATTCTACAAGAAGATAGAAGGATTTTCCAAATGTATAACAGAGCTGTGGAAAACCTTTCT AATGTCACTAAGGTACCAGAGCATGCTGCAACAAGAGAGTATGTTCTCTATAGAGTGTCCTTAGCTTCCATTCAGAAAGCAACACCACCAAAAAACTTGAACAAAAAATGCACCAGATCCAAAGCATCTAGGAATCACAGCAGGCTCACGGAGTTTTCTGAG GCTGCCAGGAActtgaaaaacactgaaagcCTTAAAGCCTGCCATCGCTGTGGCTCCCCTGCCAAGTATGACCCCTACCTCCAAAGAGCAATGTGCAATCGTGAAAGCTGTGGCTTTGACTTTTGCACTAAGTGCCTGTGCAGCTACCACAGCTCCAGTGACTGTGTGAGCAGCAGACCAGTGAAACACAACTCTGCACCAGGGCCGCTTCCTGGGActaagaaaagcaaacagaatcTCAAGAGATTGTGA
- the MTRF1L gene encoding peptide chain release factor 1-like, mitochondrial: protein MEVTAGVGGQEAMLFTSEIFDMYQRYAAYKKWKFEILEYFPSEIGGLRHAVASIAGAEAYKYMKFEGGVHRVQRVPKTEKQGRIHTSTMTVAILPQPTEMRLQISPKDLRIETKRASGAGGQHVNTTDSAVRIVHIPTGIVAECQQERSQIRNKEKAMQMLCAKLYNAKLEEETKKRNSARKIQVGTKGRSEKIRTYNFPQDRITDHRISRSVHHVESFMLGEEMLDEMIQTLREYADYESLMEIISENEKNNSS, encoded by the exons ATGGAAGTAACTGCTGGAGTTGGAGGGCAGGAAGCCATGCTGTTCACCTCGGAGATATTTGATATGTATCAACGATATGCTGCTTATAAAAAGTGGAAATTTGAAATATTAGAATACTTTCCCAGTGAAATAG GTGGCCTAAGGCATGCAGTAGCCAGTATAGCAGGTGCTGAGGCTTACAAATACATGAAGTTTGAAGGAGGAGTGCATCGTGTTCAGCGGGTaccaaagacagaaaaacaaggTCGCATTCACACGAGCACAATGACTGTTGCAATATTACCCCAACCCACTGAG ATGAGGCTGCAAATTAGTCCAAAAGATCTACGGATAGAAACAAAGCGAGCTAGTGGAGCTGGAGGCCAACATGTCAATACCACAGATAGTGCTGTTCGGATAGTTCACATTCCAACAG GGATTGTGGCTGAATGTCAGCAAGAAAGATCCCAAATTAGAAACAAAGAGAAGGCTATGCAAATGCTATGTGCTAAACTATATAATGCCAAACTAGAAGAAGAAACCAAAAAGAGAAACAGCGCTCGAAAGATTCAA GTTGGGACTAAAGGAAGATCAGAGAAGATCAGAACGTACAACTTTCCACAGGATCGGATTACAGATCACAGAATAAGCAGATCAGTGCATCATGTTGAGTCTTTCATGCTAGGGGAAGAAATGCTAGATGAAATGATACAAACTCTGAGAGAATATGCTGATTATGAATCTctaatggaaattatttcagaaaatgaaaaaaataattcctcctGA